One Candidatus Regiella endosymbiont of Tuberolachnus salignus genomic window, GGTCACGCTGGCTAAAAGGCAGCTACTATTTCTTTAATTTGTTGTTACCGCTCTCGGAAACACGCCGCATCGCCACGGTATCTGCCCGCCCCTGGCGTACCCTGATACATCGGATACAAGGCGGGTGTCAAAAAAAATCGACCGTGAAACCGGTGACAACGTCACTCTCCTGGCAAGCAGCCGTCAACGCCAGTGGCTTGACACCCTCGCAGCTGGATAAACAGTATCGCACGTCAAAACAGCGCTGGTGCTGGGTTTTATTTATCCCGGTAGTTTTGATCGGTATTCTGATGGCGATGCTGTTATTGAATGCCACCCCCCTGCCCTTGATGGTGTGGCTAAAAGCCAGCTTGTTTTCAGTGCTTTTACTGTCTGTCTCAGCCTGGGGATTTACCCGCGCTTTATGCTGCGAATACCGCCGTTGGCAGTTACGTGAAAAACGAGTATCCTCCGTAGAACGGTGTCAGCGCTAATGATAAAAGACCGTAAATTGCTAATTTAATTTGTCCACTCAAGCCAGAATGCAGTTTCCTTTGTGGT contains:
- the traX gene encoding conjugal transfer protein TraX — protein: MDKVQPAIPASRSRWLKGSYYFFNLLLPLSETRRIATVSARPWRTLIHRIQGGCQKKSTVKPVTTSLSWQAAVNASGLTPSQLDKQYRTSKQRWCWVLFIPVVLIGILMAMLLLNATPLPLMVWLKASLFSVLLLSVSAWGFTRALCCEYRRWQLREKRVSSVERCQR